The proteins below are encoded in one region of Myxococcaceae bacterium JPH2:
- a CDS encoding roadblock/LC7 domain-containing protein — translation MGTQLVMYEEEFTKINAVCDRLTKDANAKVVFLVDKNGQLISSAGQTQNIDTTSLASLTAGNVAAMGGLAKLIGENEFPNQFHEGAKDSLYMTIVGSRVVLVVIFDNRTSLGLVRLRIKKASDELTKIFESLVKKTDSPGAGSPFAEISDDDIDNLFSE, via the coding sequence ATGGGCACGCAACTGGTGATGTACGAAGAGGAGTTCACCAAGATCAACGCGGTTTGCGACCGACTTACCAAGGACGCGAACGCGAAGGTCGTCTTCCTCGTCGACAAGAACGGCCAGCTCATCTCCTCCGCAGGCCAGACGCAAAACATCGACACGACGTCACTGGCGTCGCTGACGGCGGGCAATGTCGCGGCCATGGGTGGACTCGCCAAGCTGATTGGGGAGAACGAGTTCCCCAACCAGTTCCATGAAGGAGCGAAGGACTCGCTCTACATGACCATTGTCGGCAGCAGGGTGGTTCTGGTTGTCATCTTCGACAACCGGACGAGCCTCGGTCTGGTCCGCCTGCGCATCAAGAAGGCCAGCGACGAGCTGACCAAGATCTTCGAGAGCCTGGTGAAGAAGACGGACAGCCCCGGAGCCGGTTCGCCGTTCGCCGAGATCTCCGACGACGATATCGACAACCTCTTCAGCGAGTAA
- the recR gene encoding recombination protein RecR translates to MTPDPLNRLVAQLAKLPGIGEKTAQRLAFHILRAPGEYAVDLSQAIREVKEKVHLCTRCFSLTDSELCGFCRDSRREERSLCVVETFADLMALERTREFKGRYHVLHGVLSPLEGVGPEQLRIKELLERLNDSRVEEIILATNPDVEGEATALYLTRLLKPMGLRLTRIAQGLPMGGDLEFADQATLAKALSARRDL, encoded by the coding sequence ATGACGCCCGATCCGCTCAATCGACTCGTCGCGCAGCTCGCGAAGCTCCCGGGCATCGGCGAGAAGACGGCCCAGCGCCTCGCGTTCCACATCCTGCGCGCGCCCGGCGAGTACGCCGTCGACCTGTCGCAGGCCATCCGCGAGGTGAAGGAGAAGGTGCACCTGTGCACGCGCTGCTTCTCCCTCACCGACTCGGAGCTGTGCGGCTTCTGCCGTGACTCGCGCCGCGAGGAGCGCTCGCTGTGCGTGGTGGAGACCTTCGCCGACTTGATGGCGCTGGAGCGCACCCGTGAGTTCAAGGGGCGCTACCACGTCCTGCACGGCGTGCTGTCCCCACTGGAAGGCGTGGGCCCCGAGCAGCTTCGCATCAAGGAACTGCTCGAGCGCCTCAACGACAGCCGGGTGGAGGAGATCATCCTCGCCACCAATCCGGACGTGGAAGGTGAAGCCACCGCGCTCTACCTGACGCGCTTGCTCAAGCCGATGGGTCTGCGCCTCACCCGCATCGCCCAGGGCCTGCCCATGGGCGGCGACCTGGAGTTCGCGGACCAGGCCACCCTGGCCAAGGCGCTCTCCGCCAGACGCGACCTCTGA
- a CDS encoding FecR domain-containing protein gives MLSLVVASGCGDPETPPPPASAPVAAAAPVEAGTAVALAQLDGVTGDVRLSRAGRTGPAVAGALFAGDAVETGADGKATVRFADGHTVEVGSDARFALGSDAQGIVLTVARGVVLSRVPASAGAGAGSGSGGPAPTRVALSILTPFGLTRVGSEPSEVSVRVAEDAAHVEVKLGAIEFVSKDGQTLKADAGESVEVASGRAEVVGRASRVVELAPISVTLRTTSGRAEVKSKGSARWRWVRKDGEVLAAGDGVRVRSGTAVLSLQDSASLLSLTSGSEAVLEGAGQGGTSDETRLDLRKGTLGLQLAAGRSSRVVLPHLSLEGSGAARLAVQRTASGLLVEAQAGDVTLVRGEARQPLRAGERATVESAGTAAPRVELLERAAMELAPGDNGEVFHKGLAQVALTWEGTGDAVVEVAQDSAFTRPVLTGLVHQPFVNVAAPARGALYWRVRKSDGTQVSAGSARFAPEDPPKELARLRNVVPEGPEKTTIFYQDKPPAVTFTYGAEARAASYRVAVYRVGELSTPVAERTVTDTHAALDAGALREGSYLWSVTPMSSAGAALQGGRMNKLELVYDNSVQELVIESPRNGQPTAAKIHATGVAPVDAHLSINGRPVTLDGKHRFDIWSVPMGTPPMLVFKMSRPGVPVVQTVRTLKQRGP, from the coding sequence ATGTTGTCCCTGGTGGTCGCCTCGGGCTGTGGCGATCCGGAGACGCCGCCTCCACCCGCGAGTGCTCCCGTGGCCGCCGCTGCTCCCGTGGAGGCGGGCACCGCCGTGGCGCTGGCTCAGTTGGATGGTGTGACAGGTGATGTGCGGCTGTCACGCGCGGGGAGGACGGGCCCGGCGGTCGCGGGCGCTCTGTTCGCCGGGGACGCGGTGGAGACCGGGGCGGATGGCAAGGCCACGGTGCGCTTCGCGGACGGGCACACGGTGGAGGTGGGCTCGGATGCGCGGTTCGCGCTGGGCTCGGACGCGCAGGGCATCGTGCTGACGGTGGCGCGCGGCGTGGTGCTGTCGCGCGTCCCGGCGTCGGCTGGCGCGGGTGCGGGCTCCGGTTCGGGAGGCCCAGCTCCGACGCGGGTCGCGTTGAGCATCCTCACGCCCTTCGGTCTCACGCGAGTGGGCTCGGAGCCGAGCGAGGTGAGCGTGCGCGTGGCCGAGGACGCCGCGCACGTCGAGGTGAAGCTGGGCGCCATCGAGTTCGTCTCCAAGGATGGCCAGACGCTGAAGGCTGACGCGGGCGAGTCCGTGGAGGTCGCCTCGGGGCGCGCGGAGGTGGTGGGGCGCGCCTCTCGCGTCGTTGAGCTGGCGCCCATCTCCGTGACGCTGCGAACGACGTCTGGGCGCGCGGAGGTGAAGTCGAAGGGCTCGGCGCGGTGGCGCTGGGTTCGCAAAGATGGCGAGGTGCTGGCCGCGGGCGACGGGGTTCGCGTGCGCAGCGGCACGGCGGTGCTGTCGCTGCAAGACAGCGCGTCACTGCTGTCGCTCACCTCGGGCTCGGAGGCGGTGCTCGAGGGCGCGGGGCAGGGCGGCACTTCGGATGAGACCCGGCTGGACTTGCGCAAGGGCACGCTCGGGTTGCAGCTGGCCGCGGGGCGGTCGAGTCGGGTGGTGCTGCCCCACTTGTCGCTGGAGGGATCCGGCGCGGCTCGGCTCGCGGTGCAGCGGACGGCGTCGGGGCTGCTCGTGGAGGCGCAGGCGGGGGATGTCACCCTCGTGCGTGGCGAGGCCCGGCAGCCGCTGCGCGCGGGGGAGCGCGCCACGGTGGAGTCCGCGGGCACGGCGGCACCTCGGGTGGAGTTGCTGGAGCGGGCCGCGATGGAGCTGGCACCTGGCGACAACGGCGAGGTGTTCCACAAGGGACTGGCCCAGGTGGCGCTCACCTGGGAGGGCACGGGGGATGCGGTGGTGGAGGTGGCGCAGGACTCGGCCTTCACGCGGCCGGTCCTGACGGGCCTGGTGCATCAGCCCTTCGTCAACGTGGCGGCTCCGGCGCGGGGCGCGCTGTACTGGCGGGTGCGCAAGTCGGACGGGACGCAGGTGTCGGCGGGCAGCGCGCGCTTCGCTCCGGAGGATCCTCCCAAGGAGTTGGCGCGGCTGCGTAACGTGGTGCCCGAGGGCCCCGAGAAGACGACCATCTTCTACCAGGACAAGCCTCCAGCCGTGACGTTCACCTACGGCGCGGAGGCGCGCGCGGCGAGCTACCGCGTCGCGGTCTACCGCGTGGGCGAGCTGTCCACCCCTGTCGCCGAGCGCACGGTGACGGATACGCACGCCGCGCTGGACGCGGGCGCACTGCGCGAGGGCAGCTACCTGTGGTCCGTGACGCCGATGTCCTCGGCGGGCGCGGCGCTCCAGGGTGGACGGATGAACAAGCTGGAGCTGGTCTACGACAACTCCGTGCAGGAGCTGGTCATCGAGTCGCCCCGCAACGGCCAGCCGACAGCGGCGAAGATTCACGCGACGGGTGTGGCCCCGGTGGATGCGCACCTGTCCATCAACGGACGTCCGGTGACGCTGGACGGGAAGCACCGGTTCGATATCTGGTCGGTCCCAATGGGAACGCCGCCGATGCTGGTGTTTAAGATGAGTCGTCCCGGTGTCCCGGTGGTTCAAACGGTGCGCACCCTGAAACAGCGAGGGCCCTGA
- a CDS encoding DNA polymerase III subunit gamma/tau, with protein MRRPEPSGPPEPPFPTEDDARLFAEEGSAEGCASGECLPAPEPEAPEPEPDPVAPAPRVGNGRDNPNLSLPERWRAAVESVKSASPRHGAALANGRMQSMRAGEIILGFAPQAGFHKNAVTSPSGKSTVDAALADHFGRPVKLTIQDIAAEPNGGSLSIAEQDAQSRAAHEKSTEGKVRNHPSVRAVLRLLGGEIEHIQVLEAARPAATPLSDTPEESP; from the coding sequence GTGCGGCGTCCGGAGCCCTCGGGGCCTCCCGAGCCTCCGTTCCCCACGGAAGACGACGCCCGACTGTTCGCGGAGGAAGGCTCGGCCGAGGGGTGTGCCTCGGGTGAGTGCCTCCCCGCTCCCGAGCCGGAAGCCCCCGAGCCGGAACCCGACCCCGTTGCCCCTGCGCCTCGCGTCGGGAACGGGCGCGACAACCCCAACCTCTCGCTGCCCGAGCGGTGGCGCGCCGCGGTGGAGAGCGTGAAATCCGCGTCGCCTCGCCACGGCGCGGCGCTCGCCAACGGCCGCATGCAGTCCATGCGCGCCGGGGAGATCATCCTGGGCTTCGCGCCTCAGGCCGGGTTCCACAAGAACGCCGTCACGTCTCCCTCGGGAAAGAGCACCGTCGACGCGGCCCTGGCCGACCACTTCGGCCGGCCGGTCAAGCTCACCATCCAGGACATCGCCGCCGAGCCGAACGGGGGCTCGCTGAGCATCGCCGAGCAGGATGCCCAGAGCCGAGCGGCCCATGAGAAGAGCACGGAGGGCAAGGTGCGGAATCACCCCTCGGTGCGCGCCGTGCTCCGGCTGCTGGGGGGCGAAATCGAACACATCCAGGTCCTGGAAGCCGCGCGCCCTGCAGCCACCCCGTTGAGCGACACTCCGGAGGAGAGCCCCTGA
- a CDS encoding YbaB/EbfC family nucleoid-associated protein — protein MPGIDLNYFIRQANKLTEKIEERKKQLADETVEAKAGEGRVTVVANCVQEIRSIKIDKSAIDPNDPSMLEDLITAAVNAALASSRQHMQSELAKISGGVKIPGIN, from the coding sequence ATGCCTGGCATCGATTTGAACTACTTCATCCGGCAGGCGAACAAGCTGACGGAGAAGATCGAAGAGCGGAAGAAGCAGCTGGCGGACGAGACCGTCGAGGCCAAGGCCGGCGAGGGCCGCGTCACGGTGGTCGCCAACTGCGTGCAGGAGATCCGCAGCATCAAGATCGACAAGTCCGCCATCGACCCGAACGACCCGTCGATGCTCGAGGACCTCATCACCGCCGCCGTGAACGCCGCCCTGGCAAGCAGCCGCCAGCACATGCAGAGCGAGCTGGCCAAAATCTCCGGCGGCGTCAAGATCCCCGGCATTAACTAA
- a CDS encoding dihydrolipoamide acetyltransferase, with the protein MRVASASLRLLALLSATLCVPALAQESAASPPPGAAAAPAAPAPSPTSAAPASAVAAPQTADEAFNTRVKTLEEQVVDLKEKIYRSKARLLLLQETVLGGDLSMGARAVVIHKNEMGNSFFLESVAYALDGAPIFTQVDSKGDLDKRKELEVFNGRIVPGQHQIAVRLVYRGNGYGVFNYLEGYKFKVQSSYTFNAEAGKVTTVSVVGLEKGGLTTDMKDRPAVRYDLQVARDTAKKAPPPDTSSPPVPATTTSEPK; encoded by the coding sequence GTGCGTGTCGCTTCCGCCTCTCTCCGTCTCCTCGCGCTCCTGAGCGCCACCCTGTGCGTGCCAGCGCTGGCGCAGGAGTCGGCCGCCTCGCCTCCTCCCGGCGCGGCGGCAGCGCCCGCGGCGCCCGCGCCTTCGCCCACGTCAGCGGCTCCCGCCTCGGCGGTGGCCGCGCCGCAGACGGCGGACGAGGCCTTCAACACCCGCGTGAAGACGCTGGAGGAGCAGGTCGTCGACCTGAAGGAGAAGATCTACCGCTCCAAGGCGCGCCTGCTGTTGCTCCAAGAGACCGTGCTGGGAGGCGACCTCTCCATGGGCGCCCGCGCGGTCGTCATCCACAAGAACGAGATGGGCAACTCCTTCTTCCTGGAGTCCGTCGCGTATGCGTTGGATGGCGCGCCCATCTTCACCCAGGTGGACAGCAAGGGAGACCTCGACAAGCGCAAGGAGCTGGAGGTCTTCAACGGCCGCATCGTGCCGGGCCAGCATCAGATCGCCGTGCGGCTGGTGTACCGCGGCAACGGCTACGGCGTGTTCAACTACCTGGAGGGCTACAAGTTCAAGGTGCAATCCAGTTACACCTTCAACGCGGAGGCGGGGAAGGTGACCACCGTGAGCGTGGTCGGCCTGGAGAAGGGCGGCCTCACCACGGACATGAAGGACCGTCCGGCGGTGCGCTACGACCTCCAGGTCGCGCGCGACACGGCGAAGAAGGCCCCGCCTCCGGATACGTCCAGCCCTCCGGTGCCGGCGACCACCACCTCCGAGCCGAAGTAG
- a CDS encoding protein kinase encodes MSPPQPTVPIPENSGASDTPLLRPYGQYVLVRKLAEGGMAEIFLAKLLGTDGFERNVVIKRMLPHLSNIPDFVEMFRDEARLAAKLSHPNIIQIHELGFTDGCYYICMEYLAGEDFSTTLRLAGRRRQYVPLPVVLRVLIDAAHGLHHAHEFTNEQGQSLHVVHRDISPSNLYLTYQGQVKVLDFGIAKAESRLVHTRTGVVKGKYMYMAPEQAQGLEVDRRADIFALGVSLYEAVTHVRPFARDNDLAVLNALTRAEFEPPRKLRADLPEVLEAIILKAMAGQRDDRYATAEEFAQDLEIFLAEYLRATGVPTTLAAFLRSHFGEERFTERTRIPTLATLNVSHPAEGLPQPAAPVVAPPVAPVPARTGAGDGATVQGRPWVPPVTAESEKAPGTPTRSGPVEIAPAPRRWRSLAVGLVGGLVLAGGAFVAARAWAPGDAQPVSPAVVTAAPVPPSTPAVNPATAHFPETAPAVGAAPTPSDTAGPPSDGTTAPGTAVAPAGSTPTEPDKVAVPAVGSGTPGSVAFATDTGTTAPTPTPKGAARPVKLVTLGIEDIQRVVSGGRSRITSCFERFKADLPASQGEVQVQLRIVSSGKVTADTKGPLASTEVGRCLESQAQRLRFPAHRDQEVTVMMPFSWRVTQ; translated from the coding sequence ATGTCACCCCCCCAGCCCACCGTCCCCATTCCGGAGAACTCCGGCGCGTCCGACACGCCCCTGCTGCGGCCTTATGGCCAGTACGTGCTCGTGCGGAAGCTGGCCGAGGGCGGGATGGCGGAGATCTTCCTCGCCAAGCTGCTCGGCACCGACGGCTTCGAGCGCAACGTCGTCATCAAGCGCATGCTGCCGCACCTCTCTAACATCCCCGACTTCGTGGAGATGTTTCGAGACGAGGCGCGGCTCGCGGCCAAGCTCTCCCATCCGAACATCATCCAGATCCACGAGCTGGGGTTCACGGACGGCTGCTACTACATCTGCATGGAGTACCTCGCGGGCGAGGACTTCTCCACGACGCTGCGGCTCGCGGGTCGCCGTCGTCAGTACGTGCCGCTCCCTGTGGTGCTGCGCGTGCTCATCGACGCGGCGCACGGCCTGCACCACGCGCACGAGTTCACCAACGAGCAGGGCCAGTCGCTGCACGTGGTGCACCGGGACATCTCGCCCTCGAACCTGTACCTGACCTACCAGGGACAGGTGAAGGTGTTGGACTTCGGCATCGCCAAGGCCGAGTCGCGACTGGTGCACACGCGCACCGGCGTGGTGAAGGGCAAGTACATGTACATGGCCCCGGAGCAGGCCCAGGGCTTGGAGGTGGACCGCCGCGCGGACATCTTCGCGCTCGGCGTCAGCCTGTACGAGGCCGTCACGCATGTGCGGCCCTTCGCGCGTGACAACGACCTTGCCGTCCTCAACGCGCTGACGCGCGCCGAGTTCGAGCCTCCGAGGAAGCTGCGCGCGGACCTGCCCGAGGTCCTGGAGGCCATCATCCTCAAGGCCATGGCGGGCCAGCGCGATGACCGCTACGCCACCGCCGAGGAGTTCGCGCAGGACCTGGAGATCTTCCTCGCCGAATACCTCAGGGCCACGGGCGTACCGACGACCCTCGCGGCGTTCCTGCGTTCGCACTTCGGCGAGGAGCGCTTCACCGAGCGCACCCGCATCCCCACGCTGGCGACGCTGAACGTCTCGCACCCGGCGGAGGGACTGCCGCAGCCCGCGGCACCCGTCGTCGCGCCTCCGGTTGCTCCCGTTCCTGCACGGACGGGCGCGGGGGATGGCGCCACCGTCCAGGGGCGGCCGTGGGTGCCTCCGGTCACGGCGGAATCGGAGAAGGCGCCGGGAACGCCCACTCGCTCCGGGCCCGTGGAGATTGCTCCCGCGCCGCGGCGATGGCGCTCGTTGGCCGTGGGCTTGGTGGGTGGACTGGTGCTCGCGGGCGGTGCGTTCGTGGCGGCGCGCGCATGGGCACCGGGTGACGCGCAGCCTGTCAGTCCAGCTGTCGTGACGGCCGCGCCGGTTCCGCCTTCGACTCCCGCGGTGAACCCGGCGACGGCTCATTTCCCCGAGACAGCTCCGGCGGTGGGGGCCGCGCCGACGCCATCGGACACTGCCGGTCCTCCGTCGGACGGGACGACGGCGCCGGGGACGGCCGTGGCTCCTGCGGGCTCGACTCCGACGGAGCCGGACAAGGTGGCGGTTCCCGCGGTTGGCTCGGGAACTCCGGGTTCAGTGGCGTTCGCGACGGACACGGGGACGACTGCTCCGACTCCCACTCCGAAGGGCGCGGCTCGTCCCGTGAAGCTGGTGACGCTGGGCATCGAGGACATCCAGCGTGTCGTGTCGGGTGGGCGCTCGCGCATCACCTCGTGCTTCGAGCGCTTCAAGGCGGACCTTCCCGCCAGCCAGGGCGAGGTGCAGGTCCAGCTTCGAATCGTCTCGTCGGGGAAGGTGACCGCGGACACGAAGGGCCCGCTGGCTTCGACCGAGGTGGGACGGTGCCTGGAGTCGCAGGCGCAGCGGCTGCGTTTCCCGGCTCACCGCGACCAGGAGGTCACGGTGATGATGCCGTTCTCCTGGCGGGTGACGCAGTAG
- a CDS encoding gliding-motility protein MglA, with translation MSFINYSSREINCKIVYYGPGLCGKTTNLQYIYNKTAADTKGKLISLSTETDRTLFFDFLPLSLGEIRGFKTRFHLYTVPGQVFYDASRKLILKGVDGVVFVADSQIERMEANMESLENLRVNLAEQGYDLNKIPYVMQYNKRDLPNAVTVEEMRKALNPRMIPEYQAVAPTGVGVFDTLKAVAKLVLTELRKGG, from the coding sequence ATGTCCTTCATCAATTACTCATCCCGCGAAATCAACTGCAAGATTGTCTATTACGGGCCGGGACTCTGCGGGAAGACGACCAACCTTCAGTACATCTACAACAAGACTGCCGCGGACACGAAGGGCAAGCTCATCTCGCTCTCCACGGAGACGGACCGCACGCTCTTCTTCGACTTCCTGCCGCTGTCGCTCGGTGAGATCCGCGGCTTCAAGACGCGCTTCCACCTGTACACGGTGCCGGGTCAGGTCTTCTACGACGCCAGCCGCAAGCTCATCCTCAAGGGCGTGGACGGCGTGGTGTTCGTCGCGGACAGCCAGATCGAGCGCATGGAGGCCAACATGGAATCGTTGGAGAACCTCCGCGTGAACCTGGCCGAGCAGGGCTACGACCTGAACAAGATTCCGTACGTCATGCAGTACAACAAGCGGGACCTCCCCAACGCGGTGACGGTGGAGGAGATGCGCAAGGCGCTCAACCCGCGCATGATTCCGGAATACCAGGCGGTGGCACCCACGGGGGTCGGTGTGTTCGACACGCTCAAGGCGGTCGCCAAGCTGGTGCTTACCGAACTTCGTAAGGGCGGCTGA
- a CDS encoding carboxypeptidase regulatory-like domain-containing protein: MLSKAVPLQQEASRDPCGFLDPGPARPVGVQAPHPARWVLARNAGLPRASGLGAFTAFSILRRALPRPSRPSAIVPLLLALVAIAPAAFAQSSGAPEHASLRLRYGLSLRQGQQSDVGPGLTYDGMTPNDVSAQATGWVGSWLGAWASVQREAFDLKAEGTRVTGGSLWRASVGPRVRALLGPVRLEVGAGYGYSQLPLFAGAESPELARGIRHAALVGGRVLVPLPAGLRLEGRGEVPLTLSASDASGAKATASGYAVGGALLVPLKRARGWAGTLVLDFQQVRDTVTLAEVTRSEQRLRRVGAALEFTWEADSPAREASAEPVLDARGALALRVVDAATGAPLAGARVTLVVGGEAREPVAADAEGRVDATELPVGEVLARVQVEGHEEAEARAQVVAGGRAELEVRAQKPAPVMGSLRVTVVDAATGAPLPEARVAVGTVKARADVSGKANIEGLAPGPVAVAVVVPGFRPVEDAAVIVAGQQAELAVALSVERKTGELATLTGQVRSTRGGRPLVATLAIPQARVRTRADKTGAFSVRVRGGTYRIIISAPGHRPQSKSVMLRDGERAIFNVDLLPRAR, from the coding sequence ATGCTTAGCAAAGCAGTTCCACTCCAGCAAGAAGCCAGCCGTGATCCGTGCGGGTTCCTGGATCCGGGACCGGCGCGCCCGGTCGGAGTCCAGGCCCCACACCCGGCCCGGTGGGTCCTGGCGCGGAACGCGGGGTTACCTCGTGCCTCGGGTTTGGGTGCGTTCACGGCCTTCTCTATACTCCGCCGGGCCTTGCCTCGCCCGAGCCGCCCGTCCGCCATCGTCCCGCTCCTGCTCGCGCTCGTCGCGATCGCCCCTGCTGCGTTCGCGCAGTCCTCAGGAGCCCCGGAGCATGCCTCGCTCCGCCTCCGTTATGGGCTCTCGCTGCGCCAGGGCCAGCAGTCCGATGTAGGGCCGGGGCTCACCTATGACGGCATGACGCCGAATGATGTGTCGGCGCAGGCGACCGGGTGGGTGGGCTCCTGGTTGGGGGCGTGGGCGAGCGTGCAGCGGGAGGCGTTCGATCTGAAGGCAGAGGGGACGCGCGTCACGGGGGGCAGCCTGTGGCGGGCCTCGGTGGGGCCTCGGGTGCGTGCGCTGCTGGGGCCGGTCCGGTTGGAGGTGGGCGCGGGCTATGGGTACTCGCAGCTCCCGCTCTTCGCCGGGGCGGAGTCTCCTGAGTTGGCGCGCGGCATCCGGCACGCCGCGTTGGTCGGTGGGCGCGTGTTGGTTCCGCTGCCGGCGGGGCTGCGTCTGGAGGGACGCGGCGAGGTTCCGCTGACGCTCTCCGCGAGCGATGCCTCCGGGGCGAAGGCCACGGCCTCGGGCTACGCGGTGGGTGGCGCGCTGCTGGTGCCGCTGAAGCGCGCTCGCGGTTGGGCTGGCACCCTGGTGCTGGACTTCCAGCAGGTACGCGACACGGTGACGCTCGCGGAGGTGACGCGCTCCGAGCAGCGCCTGCGTCGGGTGGGGGCGGCTCTGGAGTTCACCTGGGAGGCGGATTCACCCGCGCGGGAGGCCTCGGCCGAGCCGGTGCTGGATGCACGCGGGGCCTTGGCGCTGCGGGTGGTGGACGCGGCGACGGGCGCTCCGCTCGCGGGGGCTCGGGTGACGCTCGTCGTGGGCGGCGAGGCCCGGGAGCCCGTCGCGGCGGATGCCGAGGGTCGGGTGGATGCGACCGAGCTTCCGGTGGGTGAGGTGCTGGCGCGCGTCCAGGTGGAGGGCCATGAGGAGGCCGAGGCGCGCGCGCAGGTGGTGGCGGGCGGACGCGCGGAGCTGGAGGTCCGAGCGCAGAAGCCTGCTCCGGTGATGGGCAGTCTGCGGGTGACGGTGGTGGACGCTGCGACGGGGGCGCCACTGCCGGAGGCGCGGGTGGCGGTGGGCACCGTCAAGGCGCGCGCGGATGTGTCCGGCAAGGCGAACATCGAGGGACTTGCCCCTGGGCCCGTGGCGGTCGCGGTGGTGGTGCCGGGCTTCCGTCCCGTGGAGGACGCGGCGGTCATCGTGGCGGGGCAGCAGGCCGAGCTGGCCGTGGCGCTCTCGGTGGAGCGCAAGACGGGCGAGCTGGCCACCCTCACAGGTCAGGTGCGCAGCACGCGGGGAGGCCGTCCGCTCGTCGCGACGCTCGCGATTCCGCAGGCGCGTGTCCGCACGCGGGCCGACAAGACAGGTGCCTTCTCCGTCCGAGTTCGCGGCGGGACGTACCGCATCATCATCTCCGCGCCGGGGCACCGGCCCCAGAGCAAGAGCGTCATGCTGCGCGACGGCGAGCGGGCCATCTTCAACGTCGATCTCCTCCCGAGGGCCCGGTGA